Proteins co-encoded in one Xiphophorus couchianus chromosome 16, X_couchianus-1.0, whole genome shotgun sequence genomic window:
- the ypel3 gene encoding protein yippee-like 3: protein MVKLTKAKTFQAYLDSCHRRYSCVHCRAHLANHDDLISKSFQGSQGRAYLFNSVVNVGCGPAEERLLLTGLHAVADIYCENCHTTLGWKYEQAFELSQKYKEGKYIIELSHMIKDNGWD from the exons ATGGTGAAGCTGACAAAAGCCAAGACCTTCCAGGCCTACCTGGACTCTTGCCACCGCCGTTACAGCTGTGTGCACTGCCGCGCCCATCTGGCAAACCATGACGATCTTATCTCAAAG TCATTTCAAGGCAGCCAAGGCCGAGCATACCTCTTTAACTCAGT GGTTAATGTTGGCTGCGGTCCCGCTGAGGAGAGGCTGCTGCTTACAGGACTCCACGCAGTGGCCGACATTTACTGTGAAAACTGTCACACCACTCTGGGCTGGAAATAT GAGCAAGCCTTCGAACTCAGCCAGAAGTACAAGGAGGGGAAGTACATCATAGAGCTGTCCCATATGATAAAGGACAACGGCTGGGATTGA